One window from the genome of Desulfobacterales bacterium encodes:
- a CDS encoding sigma-54 dependent transcriptional regulator, with amino-acid sequence MTNELPRFSPDQWDFLAVLKALNTSVPIDIIGTLVPLTPVPLFDLIRRATQLHILEKTDNDVFAITAKIPPAVETKLQAMTTPVQISNIIDKLHKFNLLDNLDPRIMVQLYLQAQRREEADLVQLSLTEKALLHQDADAAINFANHLLETHPSHPKTTGTGNRLISMVLKISDLGFANGKGFPDMLPLLQKTCAISDALGDKRSRALLDMHIGRLFYFFGRHVESVASLSAGKQAAEALGDADILNQAAGFTGLFHYVQGEYRKALTYFETTVEQTRLSENDIINPFGPVFLSLSALAFYQFDRAFTMLDIFHRMAEQKQQFGAATLLRAVLGYILLRRQKEKEGMTHIAIALDQAAEQGNVLAIYWAKLFKTYYQFLKGNLTEARTTFMNALNDATTGNLGVAYPAFPWILDMLLEFERYNMPCVPNCGLDIAVEFLMNGPSIPLKGYALRILAKHIAIQKGPVDQIQAHLENSIEYMAQTGFKVEMSKTQIEMARLELSKGNRNKAQDYAREAWRDLPAYAEHFFPDDLQHLIENVSKGPFLKSFISPEVVFNRFSDILEKFVPASDLKILLSRMVTSTNWFFSAERGGFFLFKGDIKKEKPQLLGAVNLTEIEAASENFRPRIKLMRDAILTDRPFLKKLPIAVEQTDPVKMVPVLCLPINLGEDRRCVLYHDNSVLADCFDFLDDHSLSLFKNYLDGLCRQIWDYCQTTQRKPSRISEEIIDRGTPLKENFVGNSPVFLNAIKKAKRIADADFPILIQGETGVGKEIMARWIHNNSPRQRGPYVIIDSTTIAENLMESELFGHEKGAFTGADRQKPGRVELAGDGTLFLDEVGELPLSIQAKLLRVLEEKTFTRVGGSRVHKCNFRLIAATNRDLSKEVQAGRFRQDLFYRLNVLPLQIPPLRDRKEDILLLARHFLEISCKRLKRQQPPITPIDASTLLSYPWPGNIRELKNIIERGALLSDDNHLELQLAATTVGQQAGPFEALPTIFELQRQYIAYVLKTTGGRLSGPRGAATILGLNRSTLYSRMRKLGMSLDTV; translated from the coding sequence ATGACAAATGAACTACCCCGGTTTTCACCGGACCAATGGGATTTTTTGGCCGTCCTGAAGGCCCTGAATACATCCGTGCCGATTGACATTATTGGCACCTTGGTGCCACTCACGCCGGTGCCCCTCTTTGACCTGATTCGACGCGCCACGCAACTTCACATCCTTGAAAAAACGGATAACGATGTCTTTGCCATCACCGCAAAGATTCCGCCGGCGGTCGAAACAAAGCTGCAAGCGATGACCACACCGGTTCAAATATCAAATATTATCGACAAATTGCACAAATTCAACCTGTTGGACAACCTCGACCCGCGCATTATGGTTCAATTATATCTGCAAGCGCAGCGAAGGGAGGAGGCGGATCTTGTTCAATTGTCATTAACGGAAAAGGCCCTTCTTCATCAGGACGCGGATGCCGCAATTAATTTCGCAAACCATCTTCTTGAAACACATCCTTCGCACCCAAAAACCACCGGGACGGGCAATCGGCTGATTTCCATGGTTTTGAAAATTTCAGACCTTGGTTTTGCCAACGGAAAAGGTTTTCCCGACATGCTGCCGCTGCTCCAAAAAACATGCGCCATTTCAGATGCTCTGGGAGATAAACGCTCTCGGGCGCTGTTGGATATGCATATCGGGCGCCTATTTTATTTTTTCGGCAGGCATGTTGAATCGGTTGCATCGCTTTCGGCCGGAAAACAGGCCGCGGAAGCGCTCGGAGACGCGGATATTCTGAACCAGGCAGCCGGTTTTACCGGGCTTTTTCATTATGTTCAAGGGGAATATCGAAAAGCCCTGACATATTTTGAAACCACCGTGGAGCAAACCCGGCTCTCCGAAAACGATATCATCAACCCGTTCGGACCGGTCTTCCTGAGTTTGTCCGCTCTAGCCTTTTACCAGTTTGATCGCGCCTTTACCATGTTGGATATTTTTCATCGAATGGCGGAACAAAAACAACAATTCGGGGCGGCTACCCTTTTGAGGGCCGTTTTGGGATATATTCTGCTAAGGCGCCAAAAAGAAAAAGAAGGAATGACCCATATAGCCATTGCACTGGATCAAGCCGCTGAACAAGGCAATGTGCTCGCAATATATTGGGCCAAGCTGTTTAAGACCTATTATCAATTTTTAAAGGGAAACTTGACGGAAGCCCGAACTACCTTCATGAACGCCTTGAATGATGCCACCACCGGCAATCTTGGGGTGGCATACCCCGCCTTTCCATGGATTCTGGATATGCTCCTTGAATTTGAACGTTACAATATGCCATGTGTGCCCAACTGCGGTTTGGATATCGCCGTCGAATTTTTAATGAATGGACCGAGCATTCCCCTTAAAGGTTATGCGCTGCGAATTCTGGCGAAGCACATCGCCATACAAAAAGGCCCGGTCGATCAAATACAAGCCCACCTTGAAAACAGCATAGAATATATGGCACAAACCGGCTTTAAGGTTGAAATGTCCAAAACGCAAATCGAGATGGCCCGACTGGAACTGTCCAAAGGAAACCGGAATAAAGCACAAGATTATGCGCGGGAGGCCTGGCGGGACCTGCCCGCCTACGCGGAACATTTTTTCCCCGACGATCTTCAGCATTTGATCGAGAATGTTTCCAAAGGCCCGTTTCTTAAAAGTTTTATTTCCCCGGAAGTTGTGTTTAACCGTTTTTCCGATATTCTGGAAAAGTTCGTTCCGGCCTCGGACCTGAAAATATTGCTCAGCCGCATGGTAACGTCCACCAATTGGTTTTTCAGCGCCGAACGGGGAGGATTTTTTTTATTCAAGGGGGACATCAAAAAGGAGAAACCGCAACTCCTGGGCGCGGTCAACCTGACCGAAATAGAGGCCGCCTCGGAAAACTTCAGACCCAGAATAAAACTGATGAGAGACGCCATTCTCACGGACCGCCCCTTTCTCAAAAAGTTGCCGATCGCCGTTGAACAAACCGATCCCGTCAAAATGGTTCCGGTTCTTTGCCTCCCCATCAACTTGGGAGAAGATCGCCGGTGTGTCTTGTATCACGACAATTCCGTTCTTGCAGACTGCTTTGACTTTTTGGATGATCATTCTCTGAGCCTCTTCAAAAATTACCTCGATGGCCTATGCCGTCAAATATGGGATTACTGCCAGACCACCCAGCGTAAACCCAGCCGAATATCCGAGGAAATTATCGACCGGGGAACCCCATTGAAAGAAAACTTTGTCGGCAACAGTCCCGTGTTCTTGAATGCGATCAAAAAAGCCAAGCGCATCGCCGATGCGGATTTCCCCATTTTGATTCAGGGCGAAACCGGCGTGGGCAAAGAAATTATGGCGCGATGGATTCACAACAACAGCCCGCGCCAAAGAGGCCCCTATGTCATTATCGATTCGACGACCATAGCGGAAAATCTTATGGAAAGCGAACTGTTCGGGCATGAAAAGGGCGCCTTCACCGGCGCGGACCGACAGAAACCCGGACGCGTTGAGCTGGCCGGTGATGGCACGTTGTTTCTCGACGAAGTGGGCGAGCTGCCGCTTTCAATTCAAGCGAAACTGCTGCGGGTTCTGGAAGAAAAAACATTTACCCGGGTCGGCGGAAGCCGAGTCCATAAATGTAATTTTCGACTGATTGCCGCCACCAATCGCGATCTTTCCAAAGAGGTTCAGGCCGGTCGATTTCGGCAGGATCTATTCTACCGTCTCAATGTCCTTCCGTTGCAAATCCCCCCCCTGCGAGACAGGAAAGAGGATATTCTTCTGTTGGCGCGACATTTTCTGGAAATCTCATGTAAGCGCCTTAAACGTCAGCAGCCCCCCATTACGCCCATCGATGCCTCGACATTGCTCTCTTATCCTTGGCCCGGCAATATTCGCGAATTAAAAAATATTATTGAAAGAGGCGCGCTGCTATCGGATGACAATCATCTGGAACTGCAATTAGCCGCGACAACCGTTGGCCAACAAGCAGGCCCCTTTGAGGCATTGCCAACGATTTTCGAATTGCAACGCCAATATATCGCCTATGTCCTAAAGACAACCGGCGGACGATTAAGCGGGCCTCGTGGCGCCGCAACTATCCTCGGGTTGAATCGAAGTACGCTCTACTCTCGAATGAGAAAACTGGGGATGTCTTTGGATACAGTTTAA
- a CDS encoding AMP-binding protein: MWIYPEIKTLADVPTYHAKHRGDEKVFLMADRSITYNEWERESNRIANALIEKKVPRYSRIGFIGKNSEFYFYVFFGAVKAGSAFLPLNWRLTPAELVVILEDSAIPVLFADIEYKGTVEKILASSSLKFDVVYINPEEKRPEELEQWIASADSTRPKVDINNEDVAFQLYTSGTTGVPKGVELSVEGVNFWFLLLELEPALDHTTKDVTLFVAPNFHLLQIHFGLVALYNGAKLSIVPEVRIDKVIEAIARDRVTLLILAPVMIGMLLDAPNHQPDDFSSLKMVVYAGAPIGLTLLQRALKEMKCEFMQFYGTTEIGGGVTLLRPKEHDLENEEKLKSCGRPLPFTTIKVMDFNGCEAGVGQPGEWWVRIPTLFKKYYNQPELTAEVLIDGWYNTGDVGYYDEEGFYYLVDRTKDMIISGGENIYSIEVEQALLKHPAVQNVAVIGVPHEKWGEAVKALVVLKAGATATPEELIAHCRELIAGYKIPKSYAFLDTLPTSPAGKVLKKLLR; encoded by the coding sequence ATGTGGATTTATCCGGAAATTAAGACGTTGGCGGATGTTCCCACTTATCACGCAAAACACAGGGGAGACGAAAAGGTCTTTTTGATGGCGGATCGATCGATTACCTATAATGAGTGGGAGCGGGAAAGCAACCGCATTGCCAATGCCTTGATAGAGAAAAAGGTTCCCAGGTATTCGCGAATCGGGTTTATCGGAAAGAATTCGGAATTCTACTTTTATGTTTTTTTCGGTGCCGTAAAAGCGGGGAGTGCCTTTCTTCCGTTGAACTGGCGGCTGACGCCCGCAGAGCTCGTGGTTATTCTTGAAGACTCGGCCATTCCCGTTTTGTTTGCTGATATCGAGTACAAAGGCACAGTTGAAAAGATTCTGGCATCATCCAGCCTTAAATTTGATGTGGTTTATATAAACCCGGAAGAAAAGCGGCCTGAAGAGCTTGAACAGTGGATTGCATCCGCAGACAGCACCCGACCGAAGGTTGATATTAATAATGAAGATGTCGCCTTTCAGTTATATACTTCCGGAACTACCGGTGTCCCAAAAGGCGTCGAACTGTCCGTAGAGGGCGTGAACTTTTGGTTCCTCCTGTTGGAGCTGGAGCCGGCATTGGACCACACGACCAAAGACGTCACCCTGTTTGTAGCACCCAACTTTCATCTGTTGCAGATTCATTTTGGCCTTGTCGCGTTATACAATGGCGCGAAGTTGTCCATCGTGCCGGAAGTGCGAATCGACAAGGTGATCGAAGCAATTGCCAGAGACCGGGTGACCTTGCTGATTCTGGCGCCTGTCATGATTGGCATGCTCCTGGATGCCCCCAACCATCAACCGGATGATTTTTCAAGTTTGAAAATGGTTGTCTATGCGGGGGCTCCCATTGGGTTAACGCTATTGCAGCGGGCGCTCAAAGAAATGAAGTGCGAATTCATGCAATTTTACGGCACCACCGAGATCGGCGGCGGTGTCACCTTGCTGCGGCCTAAAGAGCACGATCTGGAAAACGAAGAAAAACTCAAATCATGCGGCCGGCCGCTACCCTTTACCACCATCAAAGTGATGGATTTTAATGGGTGTGAAGCAGGCGTGGGGCAACCCGGTGAATGGTGGGTAAGAATACCGACGCTTTTTAAAAAATATTATAATCAGCCGGAGTTGACCGCTGAGGTGTTGATAGACGGATGGTATAACACCGGAGATGTTGGATATTATGATGAGGAGGGATTTTACTATCTGGTCGATCGCACAAAGGACATGATCATATCCGGCGGAGAGAATATTTATTCGATCGAGGTTGAGCAGGCTCTGCTTAAACACCCGGCTGTTCAGAACGTAGCGGTCATCGGGGTTCCGCACGAAAAGTGGGGCGAGGCAGTCAAGGCACTGGTGGTTCTGAAAGCGGGCGCAACCGCGACGCCCGAAGAGCTCATTGCGCATTGCCGGGAGTTGATCGCTGGATACAAAATACCGAAGTCATATGCGTTTTTGGATACGCTGCCGACATCACCGGCGGGAAAGGTTCTTAAAAAATTGCTCCGTTAA
- a CDS encoding acyl-CoA dehydrogenase family protein, producing MLERTIYNEDHQLFRDSVKEFHKRELLPKLEKWEKDGIVDRDFWLACGAQGLLLPDIPEEYGGGGLDFRINAIILEETAMAGTTGPAFAVHNDIVAHYIHKYGTEAVKRQWLPKMATGEAIGAICMSEPDTGSDLKSIKTKATPTDGGYLLNGSKTFITNGINCGVGVIAARSGASKDAKAISLFVCDATANGFTKGRKLDKVGNRSSDTAELFFDNVFVPAENLLGKEGAGFSYMMNELPQERISIAVSCQASAQHAYDITVPYVRERKAFGRPIIDFQNTRFVLADIKAKLQIGWAHLDACIQALVNKQLTIHQAAAAKLWHSELRSSVVDDCLQLFGGYGYIEEYEIARLWRDARVMRLYGGTSEIMKDLISRNL from the coding sequence ATGTTGGAACGAACTATTTATAACGAGGATCATCAGCTTTTTCGAGACAGTGTTAAGGAATTTCATAAACGTGAGCTATTGCCGAAGCTTGAAAAGTGGGAGAAGGATGGGATTGTGGATCGCGACTTCTGGCTCGCTTGCGGCGCGCAGGGCTTGTTGTTGCCGGACATACCTGAAGAGTACGGTGGCGGCGGGCTTGATTTTAGAATCAATGCCATCATTCTGGAAGAGACGGCGATGGCGGGAACGACCGGCCCGGCCTTTGCGGTTCATAATGACATTGTGGCCCATTATATTCATAAATACGGCACTGAAGCAGTAAAACGACAGTGGCTGCCCAAAATGGCCACAGGGGAAGCTATCGGCGCCATCTGCATGTCCGAGCCGGATACGGGCAGCGATTTAAAATCGATTAAAACCAAAGCCACCCCTACGGATGGCGGATATTTGCTGAACGGCTCTAAGACTTTCATTACAAACGGCATCAATTGCGGTGTGGGGGTTATTGCCGCTCGAAGTGGTGCTAGCAAAGACGCAAAAGCGATTTCCTTGTTTGTTTGTGATGCAACCGCTAATGGATTTACGAAAGGACGAAAACTCGATAAGGTGGGCAACCGGTCCTCCGATACGGCCGAACTGTTTTTTGACAATGTGTTTGTCCCGGCTGAAAACTTGCTTGGCAAGGAAGGGGCAGGGTTTAGCTATATGATGAATGAGCTGCCGCAAGAACGGATATCCATTGCGGTTTCTTGCCAGGCTTCGGCTCAGCATGCTTATGACATTACCGTTCCTTATGTTCGGGAACGAAAAGCCTTCGGTAGGCCCATTATTGATTTTCAAAATACCCGCTTTGTGTTGGCGGACATCAAAGCGAAGCTTCAGATCGGATGGGCTCACCTGGACGCCTGCATACAGGCGCTGGTGAATAAACAGCTCACCATCCACCAGGCGGCAGCCGCCAAGCTTTGGCACAGCGAGCTTCGCAGCAGTGTTGTGGATGACTGCCTGCAACTCTTCGGTGGCTATGGATATATTGAAGAATATGAAATCGCGAGACTCTGGCGCGATGCCCGCGTGATGAGACTCTATGGCGGCACATCGGAAATCATGAAAGACCTGATCAGCCGGAACCTGTAG